A genome region from Anastrepha obliqua isolate idAnaObli1 chromosome 4, idAnaObli1_1.0, whole genome shotgun sequence includes the following:
- the LOC129244395 gene encoding mucin-2-like: protein MSPINWLLLVLAVAPQIFAEAVPDCSLLRNNEIVPDGYNCQRYYICKKGRAVSHKCGRGLYFDSKTNACTSPELAKCYVTREQKPDPYDEYYSAEIYGPYCETTPSPCETTTPPCKPTTPPCEITTPCPCKTAAPTITSCKTTTPPCETTTPPCETTTPACEITTPCPCKTAAPTITSCKTTTPPCKSTTPPCKTTTPPCETTAPPCKTTTPPCETTTPPCKTTTPPCKTTTPPCETTAPPCKTTTPPCEITTPPCKTTRPPCKTTTPPCETTAPPCKTTTPPCETTAPPCKTTTSPCETTTPPCETTTPPCETTTPPCKTTRPPCKTTTPPCETTTPPCKTTTPPCETTAPPCKTTTPPCEITTPRPCKTAAPTTTGCETTTPPCETTTPPCETTTPPCETTPPCETTTPPCKITTPCPCKTAAPTITSCKTTTAPCKPTTPPCKTTTPPCETTAPPCKTTTPPCETTTPSCKTTTPPCKTTSCPCETTTSPCPEVLTDYDCNNSRHIVRVISSSKDCVNLPDHTFLVDRRCCSRFYVCLNGAVEPFRCPLGFWFDRELETCRPRREVTNCR from the exons ATGAGTCCAA TAAACTGGTTACTACTAGTCCTTGCTGTGGCTCCCCAAATATTTGCCGAAGCGGTTCCAGACTGTTCGCTCTTGCGTAATAATGAAATCGTGCCAGACGGTTATAATTGTCAGCGTTATTACATCTGTAAAAAGGGTAGAGCCGTGTCACATAAATGCGGACGAGGATTATATTTTGATTCTAAAACAAACGCCTGCACATCTCCTGAACTTGCAAAATGTTATGTGACTCGGGAGCAAAAACCCGATCCGTATGACGAGTATTATTCAGCTGAAATCTATGGACCATATTGTGAAACAACACCATCACCATGTGAAACAACAACCCCTCCCTGTAAACCAACAACACCACCCTGTGAAATAACCACACCATGTCCTTGTAAAACAGCAGCACCAACCATTACAAGCTGTAAAACAACAACCCCACCATGTGAAACAACAACACCCCCCTGTGAAACAACAACACCAGCCTGTGAAATAACCACACCATGTCCTTGTAAAACAGCAGCACCAACCATTACAAGCTGTAAAACAACAACCCCTCCCTGTAAATCAACAACACCACCAtgtaaaacaacaacaccaccaTGTGAAACAACAGCTCCACCATGTAAAACAACAACACCCCCATGTGAAACAACAACCCCACCCtgtaaaacaacaacaccaccatgtaaaacaacaacaccaccaTGTGAAACAACAGCTCCACCATGTAAAACAACAACACCCCCATGTGAAATAACAACCCCACCCTGTAAAACAACAAGACCACCAtgtaaaacaacaacaccaccaTGTGAAACAACAGCTCCACCATGTAAAACAACAACACCCCCATGTGAAACAACAGCCCCACCCtgtaaaacaacaacatcacCATGTGAAACAACAACACCCCCATGTGAAACAACAACACCCCCATGTGAAACAACAACCCCACCCTGTAAAACAACAAGACCACCAtgtaaaacaacaacaccaccaTGTGAAACAACAACCCCACCCtgtaaaacaacaacaccaccaTGTGAAACAACAGCTCCACCATGTAAAACAACAACACCCCCCTGTGAAATAACCACACCACGTCCTTGTAAAACAGCAGCTCCAACCACTACAGGCTGTGAAACAACAACCCCACCATGTGAAACAACAACACCCCCCTGTGAAACAACAACCCCACCATGTGAAACAACACCACCCTGTGAAACAACAACACCACCCTGTAAAATAACCACACCATGTCCTTGTAAAACAGCAGCACCAACCATTACAAGCTGTAAAACAACAACCGCTCCCTGTAAACCAACAACACCACCAtgtaaaacaacaacaccaccaTGTGAAACAACAGCTCCACCATGTAAAACAACAACACCCCCATGTGAAACAACAACCCCTTCCTGTAAAACAACAACCCCACCCTGTAAAACAACATCCTGTCCCTGTGAAACAACAACGTCACCTTGTCCAGAAGTATTGACTGATTACGACTGTAACAACAGTCGGCATATTGTTCGAGTGATAAGTTCTTCAAAGGATTGTGTTAACTTGCCTGATCACACCTTCCTTGTAGACCGTAGATGTTGTTCCCGCTTCTATGTTTGCCTCAATGGGGCTGTGGAGCCTTTTAGATGTCCACTAGGATTTTGGTTTGATCGAGAGTTGGAGACTTGCCGACCTCGCCGAGAAGTAACAAATTGCCGATAG